A window of the Haloarcula litorea genome harbors these coding sequences:
- a CDS encoding sensor histidine kinase — MESGWSSTGVPESLTAPLRRVSSLLPASELGGPVLLAGLGLGHAAVAVWNAARELSRFGIELGPAIAFVLVAGPGVGLCLAGARLSSSPLDTDDRWLVGWSATGGAVLLGTIVYLSMLVRLAEGRPISEPVFVLGMTSGMGGVAGAAVGTLYARALRAANEAEQRRTQLELLSSVFRHDVLNSMIIIRGRADVLAEEAEGREREFAESIHEHSQTVIELAERVKDVIATISDSGALELTPTRLEPIVERQLAPFRSSHDDVRFETDVDDVAVLADDILEEVVGNLLDNAVEHGTDGGGDVISVTTERRDGRVRLRIADTGPGVPDELKDRLFERGTSETGSGFGLFFVATMVDHYGGDVWVEDADDGGAAFVVELDAA; from the coding sequence ATGGAAAGCGGCTGGTCGTCTACGGGCGTCCCCGAGAGCCTCACCGCGCCGCTCCGACGCGTCTCCTCGCTGCTCCCCGCGTCCGAACTCGGCGGGCCGGTCCTCCTCGCGGGGCTCGGGCTCGGTCACGCCGCCGTCGCCGTCTGGAACGCCGCCCGGGAACTCTCGCGGTTCGGGATCGAGCTGGGTCCGGCGATCGCGTTCGTGCTCGTGGCCGGTCCGGGGGTCGGCCTCTGTCTCGCGGGGGCACGACTGTCCAGCAGTCCGCTCGACACGGACGACCGCTGGCTCGTCGGCTGGAGCGCCACCGGCGGCGCGGTCCTGCTGGGCACGATCGTCTACCTCTCGATGCTGGTCCGGCTCGCCGAGGGCCGCCCGATCTCCGAGCCGGTCTTCGTGCTCGGGATGACCAGCGGGATGGGCGGCGTCGCCGGTGCCGCGGTCGGCACCCTCTACGCCCGGGCGCTCCGGGCTGCAAACGAGGCCGAGCAGCGACGCACGCAGCTGGAGCTGCTGAGCAGCGTCTTCCGGCACGACGTGCTCAACAGTATGATCATCATCCGCGGGCGGGCGGACGTCCTCGCCGAGGAGGCGGAGGGACGCGAACGGGAGTTCGCCGAGTCGATCCACGAGCACAGTCAGACGGTGATCGAGCTCGCCGAGCGGGTCAAGGACGTGATCGCCACCATCAGCGACTCCGGTGCCCTCGAACTGACCCCCACCCGGCTCGAACCGATCGTCGAGCGCCAGCTCGCGCCGTTCCGGAGCAGCCACGACGACGTGCGGTTCGAGACCGACGTCGACGACGTGGCCGTCCTCGCCGACGACATCCTCGAAGAGGTCGTCGGGAACCTGCTTGACAACGCCGTCGAGCACGGCACCGACGGCGGCGGCGACGTGATCAGCGTCACGACGGAGCGCCGGGACGGTCGGGTCCGGCTCAGGATCGCCGACACCGGCCCCGGCGTCCCCGACGAGCTGAAAGACCGGCTGTTCGAGCGCGGGACGTCCGAGACCGGGAGCGGGTTCGGGCTCTTCTTCGTCGCGACGATGGTCGACCACTACGGCGGCGACGTGTGGGTCGAGGACGCCGACGACGGCGGTGCCGCCTTCGTCGTCGAACTCGACGCGGCGTAG
- a CDS encoding NAD+ synthase — protein MAEADTVVRAEDPLDLTFSEAELDAHREHITDFVAGQLDAAGVDRAVIGLSGGIDSTLTSHLAVEALGEDAVHGLVMPSEVNRAENMSDAERVADELLGIEYDVVEINPLVDAFLKAYPDADGDQMAVGNLRVRCRAVLNYLVANHEDALVLGTGNRSEALVGYYTKYGDGAVDCHPIAPLYKQQVRQLASHVGVPDDLAEKTASAEMWSGQTDAAEMGMDYDTLDSILALHVDGGVPKSATAAHIGVPERVVEQVVEMHETSAHKRQMPPGPDPLY, from the coding sequence ATGGCCGAAGCCGACACTGTCGTGCGGGCGGAGGACCCGCTCGACCTCACCTTCTCGGAGGCCGAACTCGACGCGCACCGCGAGCACATCACCGACTTCGTCGCGGGGCAGTTAGACGCCGCGGGCGTCGACCGGGCGGTCATCGGACTCTCCGGTGGCATCGACAGCACGCTGACGAGCCACCTCGCCGTCGAGGCGCTGGGCGAGGACGCGGTCCACGGCCTGGTGATGCCCAGCGAGGTCAACCGCGCGGAGAATATGAGCGACGCCGAGCGGGTGGCCGACGAGCTGCTGGGCATCGAGTACGACGTCGTCGAGATCAACCCCCTCGTCGACGCCTTCCTGAAGGCCTACCCCGACGCCGACGGCGACCAGATGGCCGTCGGGAACCTCCGGGTGCGCTGTCGGGCCGTGCTGAACTACCTCGTCGCGAACCACGAGGACGCGCTGGTGCTGGGGACCGGCAACCGCAGCGAGGCGCTGGTCGGCTACTACACGAAGTACGGCGACGGGGCCGTCGACTGCCACCCCATCGCGCCCCTGTACAAACAGCAGGTCCGGCAGCTCGCGAGCCACGTCGGCGTTCCCGACGACCTCGCCGAGAAGACCGCGAGCGCCGAGATGTGGAGCGGGCAGACCGACGCCGCCGAGATGGGGATGGACTACGACACGCTGGACTCGATCCTGGCCCTGCACGTCGACGGCGGCGTCCCGAAGTCGGCCACGGCCGCCCACATCGGCGTCCCCGAACGGGTCGTCGAGCAGGTCGTCGAGATGCACGAGACCAGCGCGCACAAGCGACAGATGCCGCCCGGGCCCGACCCGCTGTACTGA
- a CDS encoding bacterio-opsin activator domain-containing protein, with product MRTVSRVLVCGGDDETVSATAEALRAERDGFDVLTGADLQSEAPDVDCVVTLDGDSPEAVTRPRDGDGALPVVVFDDGDPSGVLADGATDYVRRGGEGDHAVLAHRIERAVTSGAGRTASLGGFDRYAEVVGALDDGVYALDDEGEFVFVNDAMADLTGHDVDELLGEHTAVIKDRGTVELAEDKLRQLLSAEGPDDVETTFELELRRADGETVPCEDHMTVLYGPDGTFRGTAGVIRDVTERKRREEMLSALQETSQSLMQAPSREEVADVVASAAERVLGLEIAAVHLYDADAKRLRPAAATDAAVETLGEGRVYELDEEPVGTVFASGEGVARDAPHDLADGTTVASGLYVPIGVHGTLSVMAAEAGALDDIDRQVVELLATNAAAACNRAKREQEVRETRERIATILERINGLVENTIEMLVAATTREAVETGVCEEVAATEPYTFAFVGRPDVRGESIEARAWAGEAPVSMDGVSLSVADGDPGARALTDHTAEVVGDVADAGEWGQRAAEAGVASLMAIPLSYTDSTYGVLYVCSDRPDAFDDRERVVLESLGRAVANAINAIESGKILSADKVIELSFTVDDRDLLASRLSAGTGATLSANELVMNDDGSLRVYLTAEGADSEAVLDALADEDTVTDATLVVEHEGEALFDVTVETSLLARLVDHGAVPRDIGGENGVASYTIELPYEADAREVFSLVEDNYDGTDLAGYHEHERPVQTRQEFRASLSDRFTDRQETALRTAYLGGFFEWPREVDGDELAGAMDISRPTYHQHLRAAQQKVFEELFEG from the coding sequence ATGCGTACGGTGTCACGCGTCCTGGTCTGTGGGGGCGACGACGAGACTGTCAGTGCGACGGCGGAGGCGCTCCGGGCGGAGCGCGACGGGTTCGACGTACTGACCGGGGCCGACCTGCAGTCGGAGGCCCCCGACGTCGACTGCGTCGTCACGCTCGACGGGGACTCGCCGGAAGCCGTGACGCGACCGCGCGACGGGGACGGGGCGCTCCCCGTCGTCGTCTTCGACGACGGGGACCCGAGTGGCGTGCTGGCCGACGGCGCGACGGACTACGTCCGGCGGGGCGGCGAGGGGGACCACGCCGTGCTCGCACATCGAATCGAGCGAGCGGTCACGAGCGGGGCCGGCCGGACGGCGAGCCTCGGGGGGTTCGATCGCTACGCCGAGGTCGTCGGCGCGCTCGACGACGGGGTCTACGCGCTCGACGACGAGGGGGAGTTCGTGTTCGTCAACGACGCGATGGCGGACCTGACCGGCCACGACGTGGACGAGCTGCTGGGCGAACACACGGCGGTCATCAAGGACCGCGGGACCGTCGAACTCGCCGAGGACAAGCTCCGGCAACTGCTCTCGGCCGAGGGACCGGACGACGTGGAGACGACGTTCGAACTCGAACTGCGCCGGGCCGACGGCGAGACGGTCCCCTGTGAGGACCACATGACGGTGCTGTACGGTCCCGACGGCACGTTTCGCGGGACGGCGGGCGTCATCCGCGACGTGACCGAGCGGAAGCGCCGCGAGGAGATGCTGTCGGCGCTCCAGGAGACCTCCCAGTCGCTGATGCAGGCACCCAGCCGCGAGGAGGTCGCGGACGTCGTCGCGAGCGCGGCCGAGCGCGTCCTCGGCCTGGAGATCGCGGCGGTCCACCTGTACGACGCCGACGCGAAGCGACTCCGCCCCGCGGCGGCCACCGACGCCGCGGTCGAGACGCTGGGCGAGGGGCGCGTCTACGAACTGGACGAGGAACCCGTCGGGACGGTGTTCGCCTCCGGCGAGGGCGTCGCCCGCGACGCCCCCCACGACCTCGCCGACGGGACGACGGTCGCGTCGGGACTGTACGTGCCCATCGGCGTCCACGGGACCCTGAGCGTGATGGCGGCCGAGGCGGGGGCGCTCGACGACATCGACCGCCAGGTCGTCGAGCTGCTGGCGACCAACGCCGCCGCGGCCTGCAACCGCGCCAAACGCGAGCAGGAGGTCCGCGAGACCCGCGAGCGCATCGCGACCATCCTCGAACGCATCAACGGGCTCGTCGAGAACACCATCGAGATGCTGGTCGCCGCGACCACCCGCGAGGCGGTCGAGACCGGGGTCTGCGAGGAGGTCGCCGCGACCGAGCCGTACACCTTCGCCTTCGTCGGCCGACCGGACGTCCGGGGCGAGTCCATCGAGGCGCGGGCGTGGGCCGGGGAGGCCCCGGTGTCGATGGACGGCGTCTCGCTGTCGGTCGCCGACGGCGACCCCGGGGCGAGGGCGCTGACCGACCACACGGCCGAGGTGGTCGGCGACGTCGCCGACGCCGGCGAGTGGGGCCAGCGGGCCGCCGAGGCCGGCGTCGCGTCGCTGATGGCGATCCCGCTGTCGTACACGGACTCGACGTACGGCGTGCTCTACGTCTGTAGCGACCGGCCCGACGCCTTCGACGACCGAGAGCGGGTGGTCCTGGAGTCGCTGGGCCGGGCGGTCGCGAACGCCATCAACGCCATCGAGAGCGGCAAGATCCTCTCGGCCGACAAGGTCATCGAACTCTCCTTCACCGTCGACGACCGGGACCTGCTGGCCAGCCGGCTGTCGGCCGGCACCGGCGCGACGCTGTCGGCCAACGAACTGGTGATGAACGACGACGGGTCGCTGCGGGTGTACCTCACCGCCGAGGGGGCCGACAGCGAGGCGGTACTGGACGCGCTCGCCGACGAGGACACCGTGACCGACGCGACGCTCGTGGTCGAACACGAGGGCGAGGCGCTGTTCGACGTCACCGTCGAGACGTCGCTGCTGGCGAGGCTGGTCGACCACGGGGCCGTCCCGCGGGACATCGGCGGCGAGAACGGCGTGGCCAGCTACACGATCGAACTCCCCTACGAGGCCGACGCCCGCGAGGTGTTCTCGCTGGTCGAAGACAACTACGACGGCACCGACCTGGCCGGCTACCACGAACACGAGCGGCCGGTCCAGACCCGCCAGGAGTTCCGGGCCTCGCTGTCGGACCGGTTCACCGACCGCCAGGAGACGGCCCTGCGGACGGCGTATCTGGGCGGGTTCTTCGAGTGGCCCCGCGAGGTCGACGGGGACGAACTCGCCGGCGCGATGGACATCTCGCGGCCGACCTACCACCAGCACCTGCGGGCCGCCCAGCAGAAGGTGTTCGAGGAGCTGTTCGAGGGGTAG
- a CDS encoding DUF7383 domain-containing protein → MSHRANYARCQFLQHLGPDADSLAVPWAEFTGDRTDPVAFEVPTATPTDPYVEVQVYDVGDYDHDILLNGRALSGFDLPPAEGWQYWMDAVADTHLQGGENTLAFERADTGEDAFVVGVAVVNWKEPVE, encoded by the coding sequence ATGTCACACCGCGCCAACTACGCGCGCTGTCAGTTCCTCCAGCACCTCGGTCCCGACGCCGACTCGCTGGCCGTGCCGTGGGCCGAGTTCACCGGCGACCGGACCGACCCCGTCGCGTTCGAGGTGCCGACGGCGACGCCGACCGACCCCTACGTCGAGGTGCAGGTCTACGACGTCGGCGACTACGACCACGACATCCTGCTCAACGGGCGGGCGCTCTCGGGGTTCGACCTCCCGCCGGCGGAGGGGTGGCAGTACTGGATGGACGCCGTCGCCGACACCCACCTCCAGGGCGGCGAGAACACGCTGGCCTTCGAGCGGGCGGACACCGGCGAGGACGCGTTCGTCGTCGGGGTCGCCGTCGTCAACTGGAAGGAGCCGGTCGAGTGA